Genomic window (Rosa chinensis cultivar Old Blush chromosome 6, RchiOBHm-V2, whole genome shotgun sequence):
TGGAAGGTAAGCTAGTTATAGTTCTTTAATTACAGTTCATGTTTGCTCTAATAAGTAAAGATGAGGCAAACGTCACCATGATTACTTACTCACTCTTTATGAAGTTCTCGTATAGCACTCTAATTCTTGTCTAATAAGTACTGTTACATGGTTTCTATAGGTTTAGAGATCCACAACCAGAATATTCTGCATTCCGAGAAGCGAGCTATGGGCATTCGACACTGGAGATTCATAACCGGACACATACACTTTACCACTGGAACCGCAATGATGACGGGAAGAAAATGGCAACTGACGCATTTGTATTGCATAACCAGTATTGGTGAGTGTAGTCATGCATTTTTATTTCTGGTGCAAAAGTAGCATGAAATGCCTGTATTCTGTATCCCTACTACACCCAATTCAACTTGATGATTCGGCAATGCACAGTTTATTGTTACACAACTTGGGCTATTTATGAAATTTAGGAGCGCGCTGATGATTATAATTTACATGACATACTTGAGTTTTGGAAATGCAAGGCGAAAATTGAAGAAGCATTATGCTAGGAAATATATTGATCGAGTTGCAGCTTATTGAAAGCTCAATAAGGAATCAGACACCACCAGTAACAATGGCTTGATATAATTTCAACGAGAGGGAGGGCAAAGACTGGGAAATATTAGACTGGATTTTTAAGTGATTTAAAAGAATTTCTTATAGTCTGAACTTCGTATATATTGAATAAATATTATGATCATTAATTCTTTAGCTGGGTACAAGAAAAGGTTAGTATGGGAATTTAGGTGGTTTAATTAGAAAtatttataaacaaataaatttgctgagtctacatagaaatttgctaggtacatttagaaagacccctATTATATTGTGTCATGGTCTAGCATGTTCTGCTTTtaacttagagcatctccaatagaGTTTTCTTTTAGCTTgtgtcaaatttaaatttgacatgTGACATGGCAATCCTCATTTTTGCCTAATCTTACTCCAATTGATATGTCaaaattgtattttttttaatatatttttcttctgtttcttttcagtatcttctttcttctctctctgtaATCAAGTCccacccaccaccaccatcagacCATCCCCGTAGCCACCCCAACACTGTCGCACCTCCATCAAAGGCAGACCCCATTTGTCACAACCACCATCCCCCAGCCCAGATTCCGCAAAAACAGAAGCAAGGCACTCATTGCCCCCATACCTCATCCAACCATCACCATCGTCAGCCCTTGATGAAGCGCCACAAGCCAGCTTGACAGACTCGGGGACAGACCGATCAAACAAACCCAGATCCGGTATGAAACCAAATCGATCCGGCCTAGAAGCAATCTGATCCGCCAATCCAGCCATCCAAACACACCCCACCCTTTGCCAGTCACTGGGAATACTCCTACCTTGACCAACGCCCAAATTATTGATCAATCAAAGcccaaatcaatcaaaatctgcTTGATTCTCAAAGCCCAGAAGGATTTATGAAGGTTTTTTATGAGTTGCTTTGGTCTGGGTaggatgtgagagagagagagagagagagagagagagagagagagagagagagagatgagaatgcagaagggaagagagaaagagagaggggcgagaatgaaagaaacaataaaaaaataaaagacagtgAGAGTTtgggctgtcaaatttgacagagcaAAGCTCAATGTCAATTCCACGTGTGCATGACCTATGGGTTGGAGGAGTATTTCATATGTCATTTGTTACCGTTTTGCCCTCCACGTGGATTTGACCactccattggagatggtcttagGAAACTCTTCTCTATATCTAGTGGGATCACAGTTATTGGCCAAAAACTTTATTCATGTTGGATTGTTGGTATAAAATTTATTTCTGTGATAGAATACGGAACGGGAACAAAGCATGGATCatggaagggagagagagagagacacaagcatgtatagtggttcaccttgctcttgaggcaaggctacgtccacttagagattccactaatagtgaggccaagtagcctttgtagtgatacaagtatagggatcatggatccatcccttctaagaaggggaggacttcctcttatagctaaaggaagtccccatttagtttacatttctgatgtgggacataatacacatattgcttctcttgaagccttttggagagcatgggagagtAGCCTCCCGACTAGATACCGGCTGACCTCCACCATGGCaacgtagctcgggtgtcggtaTACCGATGCATGCCATAGGCGGGGCTAACCATGCCGCGGGGCCCACCTATGAGGTCGTtgattatgcttggcggtatgtaataTAGGCGGTATGTACAAAATTATAAGTGCACGTCTATGCTTTGAATTCCTTCTCGAGTTGTAACAAAAATCAACGCATCAAAAATTATTCTACACACTGATAGTACAAGTGATCAAACATTTATTAGgggattttaatttttgatattttctataaaaaaaaaaaaattgatatttgtaattaaatatttttttaatatctaAAATTCATACTTGATTTTATCTAGCAGTGATTTGTGCATAGCAAGTGCACATACATCAGTGCTTTGAGTTTCTTTTCCCAACGCAGAGGGCAGGGCGGTCCACTTTGCGCCACGTTTTAAACGACACGGGCGAGGCACGTGACGTGTCAGGGACCAAACGACGTCGTGTTCTGAGAATGGGTCCCGCGGATTAAAAATATCCGTTAGGAGAGCGAAAGCCGGTGAGATCCATCATCCAatggagaaaacaagaaaatgaaaacgaaaaaaataatcataatgaaaacaaaaatccGCATAATTGTCAGTAGCTTGTTCTGGGTCTGATCGCGACGAGATAACGAATCTGAAGCGCTTCCCCCCCGCCCCCCTCTATTTTTACAATCCGATCCCAAACTTGAAATTCCAATTCACAATTCGCAGAGCCCTCCGGCGCGGCGCACAATTCTGGCGCGAAATTGGTTTCAAACTACGACTGGGTCAACCGTTCCGGCGAGGTACGAAATTGATTCAGATTAAGGTGTGTGTTGGAGGAGGGATTCTGGATTGGTTTGACGGGAGAAGGAGTGAAAAGAGGTAATCAATCTTTTGTTGATTATGTAAATTTCGAGGAGGAGTTTGCGCTGTAGAGGGGTTGTGAATATTTGATGATGATTGTTGTATTGGCAGATAAGGAAGGAAAATTGATGGATCGAGTTTAGGTTGATGTGGGATGGCGACTCCGGTTGAGCCTCCGAATGGGGTTAGATCCCAAGGAAAGCATTATTTCTCAATGTGGCAGACCTTGTTTGAGATTGATACCAAATACGTGCCGATAAAGCCGATTGGGAGAGGAGCCTACGGCATCGTGTGTTCCTCTGTGAACCGAGAGACCAACGAGAAAGTTGCGATTAAGAAGATCAACAATGCCTTTGAGAACCGGATTGATGCGCTGAGGACCCTGCGAGAATTGAAGCTGCTGCAGCATCTCAGGCATGAAAATGTCATTGCTTTGAAAGATGTCATGATGCCCATTCAGAGGAACAGCTTCAAGGATGTGTATTTGGTGTATGAGCTCATGGATACGGATCTCCATCAGATTATTAAATCGTCTCAGCCACTTTCCAATGATCATTGCCAGTATTTCCTGTTTCAGGTACTCCCCCCCTCATCATCACCCtcttttttatgtttgttaCCCTTTCCTTTTTTCCTAAGTTAAGACATTGTCACCCATTTTGTATTTTGTTGATTCCTACTTGGAATGAATCATGGCTTTGTGGTTGCATGCATTGGAAATGAATCATCAATACATCTCACAATCACTTATAAAAAGTAATTACCTTTGACAACCCATTTGCCACTgcaccacttttttttttttttacctattcTGGTGATTTTACAAAACTGGAGAGAGTAAGGCTATTGTACTCCATGATTTCTGTATGGGGTTTTACTATGTACAGTGATTCTTCTCTGACCGTAATCTAGGTTGTTTACAACTTTCAGAAACAAGCATTCCATTGTAGAATGAAATGGAATTGGGCTGTTCAACTGTATTCTAGTATTCATGAAACATACTAGTGTACACAGGAGGTTCCTTTTTTGCTGACATGATTTTCGGTGTTTGATTGGTCTTGCACTAAAGTTCTTAAGAACAAGTTGATTGGTCTGCCCTAAAGTTCTTAAGAACAACTGGGATGGATAGACTTTTGCTTTCGTATCTACTGTGCTTGTTTCGATATGCCTTTTGttccattttcagaaaaaaaaagatctctttcaaattttatttcctTCTATGGAATCAGAGTTCTCCTCCATGATCTTGATTTTAAAACTGTGGAAACATGGTATCCAGTTTAATGGTTTTCAAAGCTCCACTAGATAGATTGACAACTGTTTTTGCATTCACATATTTCACCTGTACTGAATGAAATGCTTTTTTCAGCTGCTTCGAGGCCTAAAGTATCTCCATTCTGCAAACATTCTCCATCGTGATTTGAAGCCTGGCAATCTTCTTATCAACGCAAACTGTGACCTTAAGATATGTGATTTTGGGCTAGCACGTACTAGCAAAGGGAAGGACCAGTTCATGACCGAGTATGTTGTCACTCGTTGGTATAGGGCTCCAGAGCTCCTCCTGTGCTGCGATAACTATGGAACTTCCATTGATGTATGGTCTGTTGGATGCAtctttgctgagcttcttggcCGTAAGCCTATCTTCCCTGGGACAGAATGTCTCAACCAACTTAAACTTATAATTAACATCCTTGGCAGCCAGAGGGAGGAGGATATTGAATTTATAGACAATCCAAAGGCGAAGAAGTACATCAAGTCATTGCCATTTTCTCCTGGGACGCCCTTCTCCTGTCTATACCCTGATGCCCATCCTTTGGCCATCGATCTACTACAGAAGATGCTTGTTTTTGACCCATCAAAGAGGGTCGGTGTCACTGAAGCACTCCAACACCCTTACATGTCCCAATTGTATGATCCCAATGGTAACCCTCCCGCAGAGGTACCAATTGATCTTGACATAGACGAGGACTTGGGAGAAGAGATGATAAGGGAGATGATGTGGAGGGAAATGCTTCAATATCATCCTGAAGCTGTTACAAGCAACGGTCAAGTGTATTCCTAAACATCTTGTTTCTAGCTTCGGCAAAGAGGCCTTGGAAGCTGTTTTTGGTGTGAATAGGAAAGGTCAAAATCTTTGTTATCGTTTCAGCTAGCTTCATTTATCATTTCCCTCCTAATAATCTTGAAGCAGCATGCATCAGTGGGTTTCGTCTCCTCGGATAGCTTGCTTATAAGTTATAAGCTACGGTGAGCCTCAGACCTGCATGTAGGCGGTTGTTTAAGTTTTGTATATAGGTCTGTTGTTGTATGTATTCTATGTATCTGGGAGTTATTTCTGTTTGTAATTAGAGAACCACGAAGAtactatttttaattttgttcaCCTAAATTTTGTATGGTGGAACTGCACTTTTACCATCGCttcatctctgtaaaatttaCATTTTCCCATTTTATCTGTACTCATATGGGTGGGCCAATACCTTTATTTGGGCCGTGTGTGGTCCAACACCAATGTAAAAGCCTCTGATGAGACGACAAGCTTTACTTGGGCCCAAATTGAAGCGTAGAGGCAACGTGCATATTAAATTCGATCCCTTTGGACGAAAGAAGTTAGGACCATCCTAACTCCTCTGACCAAGAACTGGCCAAATCGGAGATTTTTCACGTGTTGGTGTTCCCCAGATCGAAGACCCAGaaggcaaaagaaaaatatatgtaaaatacAGGAACAGAGAAAGGGAAAGCAATTACTTCATgatatttctttttcagtttttgttggaactctttttcccttttttaaaGGCGGATTGTAGATTTCAGACCaaatggaaaaaagaaaaaggaaaaaaaaaaaaggtgcatGCTAGATGGTATGTTGCATTTCTCTAGGTACGTAATCTTCTGTTAATGCAACAACAATACCcatgaaaaaaaacaaaaaaaaattagttacaCTGTCTGACCAATAAGCTTGTCCGACCGATCACTCTCATTTCAGTGCATCAATTTGAAAGGAATGACAATATCTTGGTAACTTTTCAGGACCAAACCGGAGATGTATTAATTATAAGATTTTGTGTCTCTTCTTGGTGTTGATATATGCATGATTGGGGGTCAGACCAATTTCTCATGCAAATAGCAGAGTAGGCCGTGGCAAACTGGCAATTAGGCTTTAAGTGGAGCCACCTAAAAACTAATATGAGCTACGTACGCTTGTCGGCTGCACATCCAGGTCCAGGTCCAACTAACGCAACCAAACTCTGCAATTCCAACACAAGTTGCATCCTCTACCTAGCTTCACCTCTTTCATTTAATTATCATGAAGATATGATAAGATAAGAGCACCGAACGATCGAGCATATATATGGATGCTTTGTGTATTCATATGCCTTTACTTGTAATGAAACAGCTCTGTTCAATAGTGCTTTTCATAAAAACAGTTTAGAAGCTAGGCCGGCCTTCTTAGACAAAGCAGCTGCAAACATTCGATCAGAAACCCTTGGAATACTCTTCTAACTGTTTTTGCCAAACGTGTTTCGAAAGGGAATTGATTATATGAAAGTGGTTTTGTCGATCGGTTCTAATTTCCATGAACAATATAATATCACAGGAATCATAAATAAAAGATCTCAAATACCAGTAATGTTCTCAAATACCAGTAATGTATGTACTATGTACTGTGATAATTTACAGATATTACAAACCACACTCCCTTTGGTTTTTATTCCAGAAATACCCCTAGtcgttttctttctttcatttgtcCTTTTATCTTCAGTTTTTCATATGCTCAGCTAGCAATGCGGATGACAGTTGAGCCTCTGTAGCTATTCAAAGACCCGGAGATAGTTAAGCCATGAAGTATTTTCCAGGGCGATTCCAGCCCTTGTATGTAATTTGGTGTTCACAATATTGCCTTTTTCACCTGATCAATCTTCCTTGCCGATAAACCCAGGTTGTGCTAGAAGCCTAGAAGACCGGCCTGATGAGATCAGTGGGAGCTTTAGGTTTGGAAAATTGGAATTCTAGAAACTGGTGTCATTTTCGCTGATGATCAAGCCAAACTGAACTTAATTGCGAAAGGTTGTTGATTTCTTAAAGAACTTGAAGAAACATTAGATGTGATGAACTAATGATTGATATCGATGCTTATCAAGATAGGCCGTTGGCTGAAAGAGAAggcatttcttttctttgagggAGACGAATAAACCCCAAAAGATTTTGAGTTGGGAATCAAGTTGAGAACGTTAATTCTTTTCAGTCTATAAGTTGGGATTTGGTTGATTGCAGGGTTGATTTGTGGGTATTTGGTGGTTTTAAGAGTTTGGCTAGTTGAAACCCTGTGCTATGGggttcaagtttttttttctctaatagGTATTATAGGTTGGACTAGAAGGTTGAGAAGATAACAGGGAGATAGAGAAGATAATAGAGAAAGAGGTGTTGGAAACTTTCTGCAAATTGCTCTCTCTCACAGACGGGAGTTAAAGAAAAGCATTAGAAGTTAACGATGATAGCTTTGTAATTTACGTGAATAAAAGTTACAAAGGGAGTGTGGTTTGCAAAATATGgcgtgcaaatttcactccccttttgTATGGCctaataaaagtataaaacaCAAGTAAAGGTCATGTTGCGCATGATCAAATACAGTATATATTGTCGCATGCATGAATATATAGTTCCATGCATTATACAATATAAGATTAATTAGATTAGATATATAATGTAGACAATTCCTAAAGTGAGAAAGTGCTGCATTTGATTCTCTTGTCTTGTTTTGGTTGTGGAGCTTTAACAGGTAATTGTTTAATACCACGTGTCTGCTTAATCTAGCTTAGGAGGCTAATCCCGTCCGCCGTTTTAATTGACTGATTGCCCGTAATATTATTCTTCGTCTCTGTGGATTTTCTTTGAACTTATTGATTTTGCAGATCCATCGAGAATATATGTATCCTGATCTTAATTATAAGTAAGTGCACTCTTCCATCGAACAGGATTCTCATTATAATCTGTACCATTTGGTGAAAATCTAGCTAGAAAACCTTGATCCTTCTAGCTGGGTTTAGTTTCGGAATTGTAATATGTAAGTGTAAGCAGCGCAGCTACTTCACAGGGAAGGTAGAGGAATGCAAGAAGTAAAGGACAAGTAAGAGGTAACCCTACAGTTATATTAAGGTAGGTACGCGAATTGAGAAAGATGAAACGACAGCACTACTATATATACGTAAATGAAATCTTACTTTTTACGTACTGTCATTTTTACTTTTAAGTACACTGTCATCTTGTTCCATATATACTTTGATCTCACATGTCGGAAACCCAGTAGCTAATTAACTTGCTTTCTGGATTGTGGAGGAAGATCAACCATAAAGAAATAAAGTTAAGTGTGACTTATAAACACTTTTCCTACGAAATATGAAACACATGCATGGGTGAGTTGATGTACATCAAACCcaactccatcttttccatagAGATCGAACTAAAGAAGAAGCACAAACTTCTCCAACAATCAAAGAAGACATCCGAACAACCCCACAGGTATACAAAGGGATGCACAAACCAATAAGTTTGGAAACATTTACTTTTCAgtgaaaagaaggaaagaaacaaaattaagGAAAGCAAGAATGTGGAATTCATGActtctgaagaaaaaaataggaaaaaaaaagaaagtgaaaaagaccataataatttgtttgggGACCCCAAAATAAAAGCTGAACCAGATTATATATGTTTGTCCCTACAAACCGaccatgactttttttttttttctcaatcttGCTCGATCAATCAACATTAAAGAGCCATATGGTCGACTGGTTCTACTGCCTTCTGGTTTGATcatttaatttttaataattgaaacgataaaaaggaaaggaaaaaaaaatttctctttgtggcaaatgttgttgttgttgttaatgATTTGAAATCTTGGAGAATCAAGGCTCAGATGATGCTGATttgagcattttattttgtatcGGCACCAATCAAAAACTTTTCCTTACTGTGCTCCATCATATATTCTAGTTCGAGGGTAAACGACAGTTCGTATTATCATCACTGTTTTGTTTAATATTGCTCATTATCATTGGGTTCTGTCAAGGAAACCCTATATTTAAATAGTCGATGAcaaaagggaaaagatgagaATCATAAGGCAAATTTAGCTggaacaagaaaagaaatatttgAACGATCCATAATATGCTGGGATCAAATAATCTTCAATTTATTGCATATATTGCTTTCAGTTGATTAAGATCTCTTTCTGGAAGCTTGGAATATTGAGGAGGTACGTGGCGCCAAATTAGTCATTGGTGTGTAATGTGTACAAACTGTATACACATATGGAGCTGCTTTCATCGTCCCAATTTAtacacgagagagagagagagagagaatgtatTTTACGTACGTTTAAGCAATCT
Coding sequences:
- the LOC112168796 gene encoding bifunctional purple acid phosphatase 26-like, with amino-acid sequence MRFMFFFSFHSLQYRISNIHYNVTSGYQYFIPDKSAPVYITVGDGGNQEGLAGRFRDPQPEYSAFREASYGHSTLEIHNRTHTLYHWNRNDDGKKMATDAFVLHNQYW
- the LOC112172384 gene encoding mitogen-activated protein kinase homolog NTF3 produces the protein MATPVEPPNGVRSQGKHYFSMWQTLFEIDTKYVPIKPIGRGAYGIVCSSVNRETNEKVAIKKINNAFENRIDALRTLRELKLLQHLRHENVIALKDVMMPIQRNSFKDVYLVYELMDTDLHQIIKSSQPLSNDHCQYFLFQLLRGLKYLHSANILHRDLKPGNLLINANCDLKICDFGLARTSKGKDQFMTEYVVTRWYRAPELLLCCDNYGTSIDVWSVGCIFAELLGRKPIFPGTECLNQLKLIINILGSQREEDIEFIDNPKAKKYIKSLPFSPGTPFSCLYPDAHPLAIDLLQKMLVFDPSKRVGVTEALQHPYMSQLYDPNGNPPAEVPIDLDIDEDLGEEMIREMMWREMLQYHPEAVTSNGQVYS